A single region of the Glycine max cultivar Williams 82 chromosome 20, Glycine_max_v4.0, whole genome shotgun sequence genome encodes:
- the CRK69 gene encoding cysteine-rich receptor-like protein kinase precursor, with product MADLSCIHLFFLCCLFLKFIPQGNASMFHTAFCDNKEGNYTANSTYNTNLNTLLSSLSSHTEINYGFYNFSYGQNPDKVNAIGLCRGDVEPHECRSCLNDSRVTIKQFCPNQKKALLWLNTSKCMLRYSPRSIFGIMEIEPSQSLMNINNVTEPDKFSQALANLMRNLKGVAASGDSRRKYATDNVTASSFQTIYGMAECTPDLSEKDCNDCLDGAISKIPTCCQDKIGGRVLRPSCNIRFESASFYENTPILNPDVPPPSPAVAIPPSINSTSPKESSNTIRIVIAIVVPTVVVVPLICLCIYSRRSKARKSSLVKQHEDDDEIEIAQSLQFNFDTIRVATEDFSDSNKLGQGGFGAVYRGRLSDGQMIAVKRLSRESSQGDTEFKNEVLLVAKLQHRNLVRLLGFCLEGKERLLIYEYVPNKSLDYFIFDPTKKAQLNWEMRYKIITGVARGLLYLHEDSHLRIIHRDLKASNILLNEEMNPKIADFGMARLVLMDQTQANTNRIVGTYGYMAPEYAMHGQFSMKSDVFSFGVLVLEIISGHKNSGIRHGENVEDLLSFAWRNWREGTAVKIVDPSLNNNSRNEMLRCIHIGLLCVQENLADRPTMTTIMLMLNSYSLSLPIPSKPAFYVSSRTGSISATQSWGYSSGESRSRELTIKSAQEAENEFTDPYPR from the exons ATGGCAGACCTTTCTTGCattcatcttttctttctttgttgtctatttctaaaatttatacCTCAAGGCAACGCCAGCATGTTTCACACTGCATTCTGTGATAACAAGGAAGGGAACTACACAGCGAATAGCACCTACAACACCAACCTCAACACCCTTTTATCAAGTCTCTCTTCCCACACAGAAATTAACTATGGTTTCTACAACTTCTCATATGGTCAAAACCCAGACAAAGTAAACGCAATTGGGCTATGCAGAGGAGATGTTGAGCCACATGAGTGCCGCAGTTGCCTCAATGATTCCAGAGTCACAATTAAACAGTTTTGTCCAAACCAGAAAAAGGCACTTCTGTGGTTGAACACTAGCAAATGCATGTTGCGCTACTCACCCCGCTCGATATTTGGCATCATGGAAATTGAACCTAGCCAATCCTTGATGAACATAAACAATGTAACGGAACCGGATAAGTTCAGTCAAGCTCTGGCGAACTTAATGAGAAACCTCAAAGGTGTAGCCGCATCGGGTGACTCTCGTCGTAAGTATGCCACGGATAATGTAACTGCTTCAAGTTTTCAGACCATATATGGTATGGCAGAGTGCACCCCTGACTTGTCTGAGAAAGACTGCAATGACTGCTTGGATGGGGCTATCTCAAAAATCCCAACCTGTTGTCAGGACAAGATAGGTGGTAGAGTTCTTAGACCAAGTTGTAATATTAGATTTGAAAGCGCAAGCTTCTACGAAAATACGCCTATTTTAAACCCAGATGTACCACCACCATCTCCAGCAGTAGCAATTCCTCCCTCCATCAATAGCACTTCCCCAAAAG AAAGCAGCAACACAATACGAATTGTCATTGCCATAGTTGTTCctactgttgttgttgttccccTCATTTGTCTCTGCATATATTCAAGGAGGTCGAAGGCAAGAAAAAGTTCTTTAG TTAAACAacatgaagatgatgatgaaattgaaattgctCAGTCATTGCAATTCAACTTTGACACAATAAGAGTTGCTACAGAAGACTTCTCTGATTCTAATAAACTTGGACAGGGTGGATTTGGAGCAGTTTACAGG GGCAGGCTCTCCGATGGACAGATGATTGCAGTCAAAAGATTGTCAAGAGAATCCAGCCAAGGAGATACGGAATTTAAGAATGAAGTGCTTTTAGTGGCCAAGCTTCAGCACCGAAATTTAGTTAGGCTACTTGGTTTCTGCttggaaggaaaagaaaggctACTCATCTATGAATATGTTCCCAATAAAAGCCTTGATTATTTCATATTTG ATCCAACCAAGAAAGCACAATTGAATTGGGAAATGCGATACAAAATCATTACAGGTGTTGCGCGAGGCCTTCTCTACCTTCATGAAGATTCTCATCTGCGCATTATACATCGTGATCTGAAAGCAAGTAACATACTCTTAAACGAAGAGATGAATCCAAAGATAGCAGATTTTGGCATGGCAAGACTGGTTTTAATGGATCAAACTCAAGCAAATACAAATAGAATTGTTGGAACCTA TGGATATATGGCACCTGAGTATGCAATGCATGGACAATTTTCAATGAAATCAGATGTCTTTAGTTTTGGTGTACTGGTTCTTGAGATCATAAGCGGCCATAAAAACAGTGGCATTCGTCATGGGGAGAATGTAGAGGATCTACTGAGCTTC GCATGGAGAAACTGGAGGGAGGGGACAGCTGTGAAAATTGTAGATCCGTCATTAAACAACAATTCACGAAATGAAATGTTGAGATGTATCCATATCGGTTTGCTTTGTGTTCAAGAAAATTTAGCTGACAGACCAACCATGACGACCATTATGCTCATGCTTAATAGCTACTCTCTCAGTCTTCCAATTCCTTCTAAACCTGCATTTTATGTGAGCAGTAGAACTGGAAGCATTTCAGCCACGCAGTCATGGGGGTATAGTTCAGGGgaatcaagatcaagagaaTTAACAATTAAATCAGCTCAAGAAGCAGAAAATGAGTTTACTGATCCATACCCTCGCTAG
- the LOC100305978 gene encoding uncharacterized protein LOC100305978 gives MLRYSNRSIFSVMETSPTLYMWNSTNATDVDQFNQVLQNLMRTLTERAASGDSRRKYAEGSSSAPNFQTIHGLVQCTPDLSQQDCKQCLDRVAISQIPSCCNGKIMGGKVLTPSCNTRFETYRHLPSSKGNSDASRTVLLVAMAVLVVSVDLVLGFI, from the exons ATGTTGCGCTACTCAAATCGCTCAATATTTAGCGTCATGGAGACTTCTCCTACGCTTTATATGTGGAATTCCACCAATGCAACCGACGTGGATCAGTTCAATCAG GTGCTCCAGAACCTGATGAGGACTCTAACTGAGAGAGCTGCATCGGGTGACTCTCGTCGTAAGTATGCAGAGGGAAGTTCGTCTGCTCCAAATTTTCAAACCATACATGGTCTTGTGCAGTGTACTCCTGATTTGTCTCAGCAAGACTGCAAACAATGCTTGGATCGTGTGGCTATCTCACAAATCCCAAGTTGTTGCAATGGCAAGATCATGGGTGGTAAAGTTCTTACACCAAGTTGTAATACTAGATTCGAAACTTACCGGCATCTTCCGTCTTCAAAAG GAAATAGCGACGCGTCACGAACTGTACTCCTCGTCGCCATGGCAGTGCTAGTCGTTAGCGTTGATTTGGTGCTCGGTTTTATCTGA
- the CRK70 gene encoding putative receptor-like protein kinase At4g00960 → MPFIHNFRMAAPAIVSKTLLLFLILHAILMSLATSQPNFVKHYCFDQNGNYTANSTFQANLNTLLSNLSSNTEIDYGFYNFSNGQNTDKVNVIGMCRGDLKPEACRSCLNNSRILLTQLCPNQKEAIGWYDQCMLRYSTRSIFGIMESDPLYNIRNNQNATNVDQYNEVVGDLLRSLGNRAAAGDSQLKYAQANKTGPSFQTIFAHVQCTPDLTDLECNQCLFGKLISYIPNCCAGKVRGRIFTPSCNLRFDTTPYFDPIPTTDVPHSSIPQAFPSPAPSAMLIKGKSNSWKTAIAIIVPIVSILILFTFMCFFLRRRKPTKYFKSESVADYEIEPTETLQLDFQTIIDATNNFADVNKLGEGGFGPVYKGRLPNGEEVAIKRLSKDSGQGDIEFKNELLLVAKLQHRNLARVLGFCLETGERILVYEFLPNRSLDYFIFDPIKRLNLDWERRYKIIQGIARGLLYLHEDSRLRIIHRDLKASNILLDDEMNPKISDFGMARLFDADQTLGNTRRVVGTYGYMAPEYAMHGHFSVKSDVFSFGVLVLEIVTGHKNGDIHKSGYVEHLISFVWTNWREGTALNIVDQTLHNNSRDEIMRCIHIGLLCVEDNVANRPTMATVVIMFNSNSLVLPIPSQPAYSTNVKGPSRSNESRNNFKQASSNEVSISDLDPR, encoded by the exons ATGCcattcattcacaatttcagGATGGCTGCTCCGGCCATAGTTTCTAAAACTTTGCTCTTATTTCTTATTCTCCATGCCATTCTCATGTCTCTGGCCACATCACAGCCAAACTTCGTAAAACATTACTGTTTTGACCAAAATGGTAACTACACTGCTAATAGTACGTTTCAGGCCAACCTCAATACCTTGTTGTCCAACCTCTCTTCCAACACTGAAATCGACTATGGCTTCTACAATTTCTCAAATGGCCAAAACACTGACAAAGTCAACGTTATTGGGATGTGTAGAGGAGATCTTAAGCCAGAAGCTTGCCGTAGTTGCctcaacaattcaagaatccTTCTCACACAACTTTGTCCAAACCAGAAGGAGGCAATTGGGTGGTATGATCAGTGCATGTTGCGCTACTCTACCCGCTCAATATTTGGAATTATGGAATCTGATCCTTTGTATAATATACGGAACAACCAAAATGCAACAAATGTGGATCAGTATAATGAAGTTGTCGGGGACCTTCTGAGAAGTCTAGGAAACAGAGCTGCTGCCGGTGATTCTCAACTTAAGTATGCTCAAGCAAACAAAACAGGTCCAAGCTTTCAAACTATATTTGCTCATGTGCAATGCACACCTGATTTGACAGACTTGGAATGCAATCAGTGCTTGTTTggaaaattaatatcatatatCCCAAATTGCTGTGCTGGAAAAGTACGTGGCAGAATTTTTACACCGAGTTGTAATCTTAGATTTGATACCACCCCATACTTTGATCCTATTCCTACCACGGACGTCCCTCATTCGTCGATACCGCAAGCATTTCCTTCTCCTGCTCCATCAGCCATGCTCATCAAAG GCAAGAGCAACTCATGGAAAACTGCCATCGCAATAATTGTGCCAATTGTCTCCATTCTGATACTCTTCACCTTTATGTGCTTCTTTTTGAGACGAAGGAAGCCAACGaagtattttaaaa GTGAATCTGTAGCTGACTATGAAATTGAACCAACTGAGACCTTACAATTAGACTTCCAAACCATCATAGACGCAACAAATAACTTTGCAGATGTAAATAAGCTTGGAGAAGGTGGATTTGGACCAGTCTACAAG GGCAGGCTTCCCAATGGCGAAGAAGTTGCTATCAAACGGTTGTCCAAGGATTCTGGCCAAGGAGATatagaatttaaaaatgaaCTGCTATTAGTAGCAAAGCTGCAACACCGAAATTTAGCAAGGGTATTGGGCTTTTGTTTGGAAACAGGAGAAAGGATACTGGTGTACGAGTTTCTTCCCAATAGAAGCCTTGACTACTTTATATTTG ATCCAATCAAACGTTTAAATTTGGATTGGGAAAGGCGTTACAAGATTATACAAGGTATTGCTAGAGGTCTTCTTTATCTTCATGAAGATTCTAGATTGCGCATTATTCATCGCGATCTCAAAGCAAGCAACATACTCTTGGACGATGAAATGAATCCTAAGATATCAGATTTTGGCATGGCAAGACTGTTTGATGCAGATCAAACTCTTGGAAATACACGTAGAGTTGTTGGAACCTA TGGATATATGGCACCGGAATATGCAATGCATGGGCATTTTTCTGTGAAGTCAGATGTTTTTAGTTTTGGCGTACTAGTTCTTGAGATAGTCACTGGACACAAAAATGGTGATATCCATAAGAGCGGTTATGTAGAACATCTAATAAGCTTT GTATGGACGAACTGGAGGGAAGGGACTGCCTTAAATATAGTAGATCAAACACTGCACAATAATTCAAGAGACGAAATAATGAGATGCATCCATATTGGATTACTTTGTGTTGAAGATAACGTAGCCAATAGACCAACCATGGCAACAGTTGTAATCATGTTTAACAGTAACTCTCTCGTTCTTCCTATACCCTCACAACCTGCATATTCTACGAATGTCAAAGGTCCATCAAGATCAAATGAATCAAGAAATAACTTCAAGCAAGCATCATCAAATGAAGTCTCCATTAGTGATCTAGATCCCCGCTAG